A single region of the Gephyromycinifex aptenodytis genome encodes:
- a CDS encoding polysaccharide deacetylase family protein, with translation MDQHISRRLILGAALTGAAAAVAGCGSGTAAPRTGAAGTGSSSGAPTGSPAASGSPTTSATSAPPASPAQIAARATVPVLCYHQVRPYQASDSGYTRQLLVMPPEKFRAQLDAIAGAGYTTVTPDAYLAALTTGAALPDKPVMLSFDDGKDNQPQTAFAELSKRDMTGVWYIMTVVIGNPGWTTKKQIRAVADAGHVIGSHTWDHHDVREYGPKDWAPQFEKSRETLRDISGQEVASFAFPYGAWNEAALPHLAKAGYSTAFQLNDKPLDPAKPLLTLRRSLAASDWTGPQVVAKLDELSA, from the coding sequence GTGGATCAACACATCAGTCGTCGCCTCATTCTCGGGGCGGCACTCACCGGTGCAGCAGCCGCCGTGGCGGGCTGCGGTAGCGGCACAGCAGCGCCGAGGACCGGCGCCGCAGGTACTGGCTCCTCTTCTGGCGCCCCCACCGGTTCCCCCGCTGCGTCTGGTTCGCCCACAACCAGCGCCACGTCAGCACCCCCGGCGAGCCCAGCCCAGATCGCAGCCCGCGCAACCGTTCCGGTGCTCTGCTACCACCAGGTCCGCCCCTACCAAGCCTCCGACAGCGGCTACACCCGCCAGTTGCTCGTGATGCCACCGGAGAAGTTCCGGGCGCAACTTGATGCCATCGCGGGCGCCGGTTACACGACCGTCACCCCGGACGCCTACCTCGCGGCCTTGACGACAGGGGCGGCGCTGCCAGACAAACCGGTCATGTTGAGCTTCGACGACGGCAAGGACAACCAGCCGCAGACCGCCTTCGCCGAGCTGAGCAAGCGCGACATGACGGGGGTCTGGTACATCATGACCGTCGTCATCGGCAACCCCGGTTGGACGACGAAGAAACAGATACGTGCCGTCGCCGACGCCGGGCACGTCATCGGCAGCCACACCTGGGATCACCACGACGTGCGCGAGTACGGCCCGAAGGACTGGGCGCCGCAGTTCGAAAAGTCGCGGGAGACGTTGCGCGACATCTCCGGCCAAGAGGTGGCATCGTTCGCCTTCCCCTACGGCGCCTGGAACGAAGCAGCCCTGCCACACCTGGCCAAGGCTGGCTATTCCACGGCGTTCCAGCTCAACGACAAACCGCTGGATCCCGCGAAACCCCTGCTGACTCTTCGCCGTTCGCTCGCGGCCTCAGACTGGACCGGCCCTCAGGTCGTCGCCAAGCTCGACGAACTCTCCGCCTGA
- a CDS encoding YciI family protein, producing the protein MAFYVVNYHYSSDPRLEQVRPAHREFLGGLVSSGLLRASGPLVGVDSPAAVLIFEADAPAAVESALADDPFQKEGLVQRWDVTEWNPVLGVFAS; encoded by the coding sequence ATGGCCTTTTACGTCGTCAACTACCACTACAGCAGCGACCCGCGCTTGGAGCAGGTCCGCCCGGCCCACCGTGAGTTCCTGGGCGGGCTGGTCTCCTCGGGGCTGCTGCGCGCCTCGGGTCCACTGGTCGGGGTGGACTCCCCGGCTGCGGTGCTCATCTTCGAAGCTGACGCGCCCGCAGCGGTCGAATCAGCCCTAGCCGACGACCCCTTCCAGAAGGAGGGGCTGGTGCAGCGCTGGGACGTCACCGAATGGAACCCGGTGCTGGGAGTGTTCGCCTCCTGA